A stretch of Pogona vitticeps strain Pit_001003342236 chromosome 5, PviZW2.1, whole genome shotgun sequence DNA encodes these proteins:
- the LOC110087156 gene encoding poly(U)-specific endoribonuclease-A isoform X2 — protein sequence MAERQPLNRELSKIFNELWDADVNRFVPGKDYTISLQGKAGFVQQGSNVARDSASEPLFHNVNEQRLKNTETYSTFISLLDNYETSTGIAELVTPEETAENNRFLDAVLKTHVMELAHQYLVGKKWTKPELKNFKSQLWDIWFHLYSREGGKGPNSCGFEHVFVGETKRGHEILGLHNWVQFYLQEKLKHIDYKGYVARKNKSRPDEDDQVLSLQFSWKGLVKPVGSTFIGVSPEFEFALYTIIFLESSERVTRQRVRIEEYELEIVVYRHGRCIGSAYPVLLSSNNEDLY from the exons GCAACCTTTGAATCGGGAACTCTCCAAGATTTTCAATGAGCTTTGGGATGCAGATGTGAATCGCTTTGTGCCCGGAAAAGATTATACAATTTCCTTACAG GGGAAAGCTGGCTTTGTCCAACAGGGCAGTAATGTTGCCAGAGACAGTGCATCTGAACCTTTGTTTCACAATGTAAATGAGCAACGTCTGAAGAACACAGAAACCTATTCAA CCTTTATTTCACTGCTGGATAACTATGAGACATCGACTGGAATAGCAGAGCTGGTGACTCCAGaggaaacagcagaaaacaaTCGTTTTCTTGATGCTGTTTTGAAGACCCATGTGATGGAA CTTGCTCATCAATATTTAGTTGGAAAAAAATGGACAAAACCAGAACTTAAAAATTTCAAATCTCAGCTGTGGGATATTTGGTTTCACCTGTATtcaagggaaggaggaaaagg ACCTAACTCCTGTGGGTTCGAACATGTGTTTGTTGGGGAAACTAAGAGAGGACATGAAATCCTGGGTCTGCATAACTGGGTGCAATTTTACCTTCAGGAAAAATTGAAGCACATCGACTACAAAGGCTATGTGgccagaaaaaataaaagcagg CCTGATGAGGATGACCAGGTTTTAAGCCTTCAGTTTAGCTGGAAGGGACTTGTAAAGCCTGTAGGGAGCACTTTTATCGGTGTCAGCCCTGAGTTTGAATTTGCACTTTACACAATTATTTTTCTGGAGTCATCTGAAAGAGTAACACGTCAGAGGGTGAGAATAGAAGAATATGAACTGGAGATTGTTGTCTACCGCCATGGACGATGCATAGGATCCGCCTATCCAGTCCTTCTTAGCAGCAATAACGAAGATTTATATTGA
- the LOC110087156 gene encoding poly(U)-specific endoribonuclease-A isoform X1 — MFQNHADTYANMQPLNRELSKIFNELWDADVNRFVPGKDYTISLQGKAGFVQQGSNVARDSASEPLFHNVNEQRLKNTETYSTFISLLDNYETSTGIAELVTPEETAENNRFLDAVLKTHVMELAHQYLVGKKWTKPELKNFKSQLWDIWFHLYSREGGKGPNSCGFEHVFVGETKRGHEILGLHNWVQFYLQEKLKHIDYKGYVARKNKSRPDEDDQVLSLQFSWKGLVKPVGSTFIGVSPEFEFALYTIIFLESSERVTRQRVRIEEYELEIVVYRHGRCIGSAYPVLLSSNNEDLY; from the exons GCAACCTTTGAATCGGGAACTCTCCAAGATTTTCAATGAGCTTTGGGATGCAGATGTGAATCGCTTTGTGCCCGGAAAAGATTATACAATTTCCTTACAG GGGAAAGCTGGCTTTGTCCAACAGGGCAGTAATGTTGCCAGAGACAGTGCATCTGAACCTTTGTTTCACAATGTAAATGAGCAACGTCTGAAGAACACAGAAACCTATTCAA CCTTTATTTCACTGCTGGATAACTATGAGACATCGACTGGAATAGCAGAGCTGGTGACTCCAGaggaaacagcagaaaacaaTCGTTTTCTTGATGCTGTTTTGAAGACCCATGTGATGGAA CTTGCTCATCAATATTTAGTTGGAAAAAAATGGACAAAACCAGAACTTAAAAATTTCAAATCTCAGCTGTGGGATATTTGGTTTCACCTGTATtcaagggaaggaggaaaagg ACCTAACTCCTGTGGGTTCGAACATGTGTTTGTTGGGGAAACTAAGAGAGGACATGAAATCCTGGGTCTGCATAACTGGGTGCAATTTTACCTTCAGGAAAAATTGAAGCACATCGACTACAAAGGCTATGTGgccagaaaaaataaaagcagg CCTGATGAGGATGACCAGGTTTTAAGCCTTCAGTTTAGCTGGAAGGGACTTGTAAAGCCTGTAGGGAGCACTTTTATCGGTGTCAGCCCTGAGTTTGAATTTGCACTTTACACAATTATTTTTCTGGAGTCATCTGAAAGAGTAACACGTCAGAGGGTGAGAATAGAAGAATATGAACTGGAGATTGTTGTCTACCGCCATGGACGATGCATAGGATCCGCCTATCCAGTCCTTCTTAGCAGCAATAACGAAGATTTATATTGA